The Virgibacillus dokdonensis genome includes a window with the following:
- the drmA gene encoding DISARM system helicase DrmA, producing MSEESRKRFALEIRDPEKPEGKNAWLVRVENKEQVLNFSLILDIPGSECKGVHEGDPFLIFCEMNKSPVLIAFARLYRKRSTLTQTTFYFDGYLPVENHNTLDLKITSSVQSPIKRIDWEFFEEKFNGINGFDFSSFPILTGEFSNEQAYVRSLLENAVIDDLLGPADGPFEEIIGMSVRDRYLVGRLAPKETIKEEFDDPVLAKTNVNSSGASGRTDDEENTGGTDTSTNQSLVPSSVGITFCVDGSVKKLEILASWGRYIRGKSDKEDKNGKPFRAWKRVPSGGKKEIVLTEGKITPFSIDGECPEVLIQGTVYPRLENGDRLVTLFLVNTQLKPEQNQDTAWVFQPELVLRDPEGKDIFRRRPMLKNDEESDIERKSLEMVYRNQVEFAVGHGISVHAKTTKDNSSHSTEVRTSVLPSYEIPVTETPGSEPEDRPTMQQMVEKGFLDMDNLASMEQDELCDALSVLTNDYQDWIQEQRERIGNSIKGFDNVAHNAMDRCEEILRRLREGITVLGTDVDALASFRFANKAMAYQRIRSIYSLKRRRGVKVDYESLDIRKNRSWRPFQLAFMLLSIPSLTDPAHKDRTDKIEAYADLLWFPTGGGKTEAYLGVAAFTMAIRRRQGKLGGLDASRGLSVVMRYTLRLLTLQQFQRATTLLCSMEILRKNNTKEWGNNPFTIGLWVGKKVTPNTTEQSHEAIESERDGKRGSGSTPAQLTSCPWCGSEISPGRDIQIDKVMGKTFIFCGDKYGRCEFSRAKSREQGLPVLVVDEEIYRNPPSMLIATVDKFALMAWRGEIKTLFGYVTHECPRHGLIWSDSDCSGQHPKKGKYPVTNAQQVERLRPPDLIIQDEFHLISGPLGTMVGLYETAVDSLSTWSYKGKDVKPKVIASTATVKKAEEQVTNVFLRHVSIFPPQGLDIEDNFFSVQRSKEQKPGRRYVGICSPGSSRPAVLIRVYVALLTAAQSLYNHFGQVADPYMTLVGYFNSLRELGGMRRLAEDDVQTRSYRVQMSEIDRPGLSQRKVQNIDELTSRTSSREIPKILDKLELNFKPKWGQGEPQAIDIALATNMLSVGVDVNRLGLMVVNGQPKGTAEYIQSTSRVGRSSPGLVFSVLTWSRPRDISHYETFEHYHSSFYKHVEAQSVTPFAPRALDRGLTGTIVSHIRLKNDGLNPNVGAQNLDDTSNTVAEIVRQVVTNRAWNIKNDRSIAEKVEEMIKVRIDSWVKESIKPGRKLGYEAERKKGDLAPLLQKPGIVSWDKFTVPMSMREVEPGVQLIMDVDKLPDAPEWQLRKKKEQERNNDETGDLNEYT from the coding sequence TTGAGTGAGGAAAGTAGGAAACGCTTTGCCTTAGAAATAAGGGATCCTGAGAAACCAGAAGGAAAAAATGCCTGGTTAGTAAGGGTTGAAAATAAAGAACAAGTGCTTAATTTTTCCTTAATCTTAGATATTCCAGGATCTGAGTGTAAAGGAGTTCATGAAGGTGATCCTTTTTTAATCTTTTGTGAAATGAATAAAAGTCCGGTTCTTATCGCTTTTGCGAGACTATATCGTAAACGCTCCACCTTAACCCAAACAACCTTTTATTTTGATGGTTATTTACCTGTTGAAAATCACAATACACTTGATCTGAAAATTACTAGTAGTGTCCAATCACCAATTAAACGTATTGATTGGGAATTTTTTGAAGAGAAATTTAACGGAATTAATGGTTTTGACTTTTCTTCTTTTCCAATTTTAACTGGGGAATTTTCAAATGAGCAAGCGTATGTTCGTAGTTTGCTTGAAAATGCAGTTATAGATGATTTACTTGGTCCGGCCGATGGTCCTTTTGAAGAGATTATTGGTATGAGTGTTAGAGATCGTTACCTTGTTGGAAGACTTGCTCCAAAAGAAACCATAAAGGAAGAATTTGATGATCCAGTGTTAGCTAAAACAAACGTAAATTCTTCTGGAGCTAGTGGAAGAACAGATGATGAGGAAAACACTGGTGGAACGGACACTTCCACGAACCAATCTCTCGTACCTTCTTCTGTTGGAATTACTTTTTGTGTAGATGGTTCAGTAAAAAAGTTGGAAATCCTAGCTAGTTGGGGACGATATATACGAGGGAAAAGTGATAAAGAGGATAAGAACGGAAAACCATTCCGTGCTTGGAAAAGAGTGCCTTCAGGTGGTAAAAAAGAAATAGTATTAACTGAAGGTAAAATCACCCCTTTTTCTATTGATGGTGAATGCCCTGAAGTCCTTATTCAAGGAACAGTATATCCACGACTTGAAAATGGAGATAGACTAGTTACTCTTTTTCTAGTCAACACTCAATTAAAACCAGAGCAAAACCAAGATACAGCATGGGTTTTCCAGCCAGAACTAGTATTAAGAGACCCTGAGGGGAAGGATATTTTTAGACGTAGACCTATGCTTAAAAATGATGAGGAATCAGATATAGAGCGTAAATCACTTGAGATGGTATATAGAAACCAAGTTGAATTTGCAGTAGGTCATGGTATATCAGTTCATGCTAAAACTACTAAAGATAATAGTAGTCACTCAACAGAAGTTCGAACGAGCGTATTACCAAGTTATGAAATTCCTGTAACTGAGACACCAGGTTCAGAGCCAGAAGATCGTCCAACCATGCAACAAATGGTTGAAAAAGGTTTTCTTGATATGGATAATTTAGCATCTATGGAACAAGATGAACTTTGTGATGCATTGTCAGTATTAACAAACGATTATCAAGACTGGATACAAGAACAACGGGAGAGAATCGGGAATTCAATTAAAGGTTTTGATAATGTTGCACATAATGCTATGGATAGATGTGAGGAAATATTAAGAAGACTTCGTGAAGGAATAACGGTACTTGGTACTGATGTTGATGCCTTAGCTTCATTTAGGTTTGCTAATAAAGCAATGGCTTATCAACGAATTCGGAGTATATACTCATTAAAACGAAGACGTGGAGTAAAAGTAGACTATGAAAGCCTTGATATACGTAAAAATCGATCTTGGCGACCTTTTCAGTTAGCCTTTATGCTCCTATCAATACCATCACTAACAGATCCGGCACATAAGGATAGAACTGATAAAATCGAAGCATATGCTGATTTATTATGGTTTCCGACTGGTGGAGGGAAAACGGAAGCCTATCTAGGAGTAGCTGCTTTTACAATGGCAATTCGAAGACGGCAAGGGAAACTAGGAGGGTTAGATGCTAGTCGTGGGTTATCTGTTGTTATGAGATATACATTGAGGCTATTGACTCTGCAACAATTTCAACGAGCCACTACTCTCCTCTGCTCAATGGAAATTCTAAGGAAAAATAATACTAAAGAGTGGGGGAACAATCCTTTTACAATAGGTTTATGGGTTGGGAAAAAAGTCACTCCTAATACTACTGAACAAAGTCATGAAGCAATTGAAAGTGAACGAGATGGGAAACGTGGGAGTGGCTCTACTCCAGCACAGCTTACGAGCTGTCCATGGTGTGGTAGTGAAATATCACCAGGTCGTGATATACAAATAGATAAAGTTATGGGTAAGACATTTATTTTTTGTGGAGATAAATATGGTCGTTGTGAGTTTAGTCGAGCAAAATCAAGAGAACAAGGACTGCCAGTTCTTGTTGTTGATGAAGAAATTTATCGCAATCCTCCTTCAATGCTAATTGCAACTGTTGATAAATTTGCATTAATGGCCTGGCGTGGTGAAATTAAGACTCTGTTTGGATATGTTACACATGAATGCCCGAGACATGGATTGATATGGTCGGATTCAGATTGTTCAGGACAACATCCCAAAAAAGGGAAGTACCCAGTTACTAATGCACAGCAAGTAGAACGTCTACGACCACCTGATCTAATTATTCAAGATGAGTTTCATTTAATAAGTGGACCTCTAGGAACTATGGTAGGCTTATATGAAACCGCAGTTGATTCTCTTTCAACATGGAGTTACAAAGGGAAAGATGTTAAGCCCAAAGTAATTGCTTCCACCGCAACAGTTAAAAAGGCAGAAGAACAGGTTACGAATGTTTTTTTACGTCATGTGTCAATTTTTCCTCCTCAAGGACTTGATATTGAAGACAATTTCTTTTCAGTTCAGAGGTCCAAAGAACAAAAGCCAGGTCGTCGATATGTTGGTATTTGTTCACCGGGAAGTTCACGGCCTGCTGTATTAATACGAGTATATGTAGCATTACTTACTGCAGCTCAATCATTATATAATCATTTCGGCCAGGTAGCAGATCCTTATATGACCCTTGTAGGATATTTTAATTCTTTACGTGAGTTAGGAGGTATGCGCCGATTAGCAGAAGATGATGTTCAAACACGTTCATATAGAGTTCAAATGAGTGAGATAGATAGACCTGGTTTAAGTCAACGTAAAGTTCAAAATATAGATGAACTCACTTCTAGAACATCAAGTAGGGAAATACCAAAAATCCTTGATAAATTAGAGCTTAATTTTAAACCGAAATGGGGTCAAGGAGAACCACAAGCAATTGATATTGCTCTAGCAACTAACATGCTTTCGGTAGGGGTAGATGTTAACCGTTTAGGGTTGATGGTTGTAAATGGACAACCGAAAGGTACTGCAGAATATATTCAATCCACAAGTCGTGTAGGGCGTTCTTCTCCAGGATTAGTATTTTCTGTTTTGACTTGGTCTAGACCAAGAGACATTTCACATTATGAAACTTTCGAACACTACCATTCAAGTTTTTATAAACATGTAGAAGCACAGTCAGTTACACCATTTGCACCAAGAGCACTAGATAGGGGGCTGACTGGAACAATAGTGAGTCACATAAGACTTAAAAATGATGGTTTAAACCCTAATGTTGGGGCACAGAACTTAGACGATACATCTAATACAGTAGCTGAAATTGTAAGACAAGTAGTTACAAATAGAGCTTGGAATATTAAGAATGATAGGTCAATCGCAGAGAAAGTTGAAGAAATGATAAAAGTTCGAATTGATTCGTGGGTTAAAGAATCAATTAAACCAGGGAGAAAACTTGGGTATGAAGCAGAACGGAAAAAAGGAGACCTTGCTCCATTATTACAAAAACCGGGTATAGTATCTTGGGATAAATTTACTGTACCAATGTCAATGCGAGAAGTTGAGCCAGGTGTTCAATTGATCATGGATGTAGACAAACTTCCAGATGCACCAGAGTGGCAATTAAGGAAAAAGAAAGAGCAGGAAAGAAATAATGACGAGACGGGTGATTTAAATGAGTACACATAA